Proteins from a genomic interval of Oharaeibacter diazotrophicus:
- a CDS encoding YgaP family membrane protein produces MTLDRSVLAFAGAMVLLSVVLTVLVHPYFIWFTVFVGVNMIQSAFTGFCPAAMIFKALGVKPGTAF; encoded by the coding sequence ATGACCCTCGACCGCAGCGTCCTCGCCTTCGCCGGAGCCATGGTGCTCCTCTCGGTGGTGCTGACCGTGCTCGTGCATCCGTATTTCATCTGGTTCACGGTCTTCGTCGGCGTCAACATGATCCAGTCCGCGTTCACCGGCTTCTGCCCGGCCGCCATGATCTTCAAGGCGCTCGGCGTGAAGCCCGGCACCGCCTTCTGA
- a CDS encoding ArsR/SmtB family transcription factor, giving the protein MAVDGDDGPVATAGPCAPGSRELAVLEDRAGEAARLLAALGQTSRLLAMCRLMAAEMSVGALAEAVGLGHSALSQHLARLRDLGLVATRRDGQTIYYRLASEDARRLIAVLHDIYCRRGDSS; this is encoded by the coding sequence ATGGCCGTGGACGGGGACGACGGGCCGGTCGCGACGGCGGGGCCCTGTGCGCCGGGATCGCGCGAACTCGCCGTCCTCGAGGACAGGGCGGGCGAGGCCGCCCGCCTGCTCGCCGCTCTCGGCCAGACCAGCCGGCTGTTGGCGATGTGCCGGCTGATGGCGGCCGAGATGTCGGTCGGCGCGCTCGCCGAGGCCGTCGGCCTCGGCCATTCCGCGCTGTCGCAGCATCTCGCGCGCCTGCGCGACCTCGGCCTCGTCGCCACCCGCCGGGACGGCCAGACCATCTACTACCGACTCGCCTCCGAGGACGCGCGCCGGCTGATCGCCGTCCTCCACGACATCTACTGCCGCAGAGGGGATTCTTCGTGA
- the trxC gene encoding thioredoxin TrxC, with translation MTHVVCPSCLAVNRVPDDRLAADWQKAHCPKCAAPLFPGRPVDVGAEAFRRTVERSDLPVVVDFWASWCGPCRAMAPAFAEAAARLGGAARFLKVDTDAERALSGALGIRSIPTVILFRGGREVARRSGAMSARELATFVAEAA, from the coding sequence GTGACCCACGTCGTCTGCCCGTCCTGCCTCGCCGTCAACCGCGTGCCCGACGACCGCCTCGCCGCCGACTGGCAGAAGGCGCACTGCCCGAAATGCGCCGCGCCGCTGTTCCCCGGCCGCCCGGTCGACGTCGGCGCCGAGGCGTTCCGGCGCACGGTCGAGCGCTCCGACCTGCCCGTGGTCGTGGATTTCTGGGCCTCCTGGTGCGGGCCCTGCCGCGCCATGGCACCGGCCTTCGCCGAGGCCGCCGCCCGGCTCGGCGGTGCGGCCCGCTTCCTCAAGGTCGACACCGACGCCGAACGGGCGCTGTCCGGCGCCCTCGGCATCCGGTCGATCCCGACGGTCATCCTTTTCCGCGGCGGCCGTGAAGTCGCGCGCCGGTCCGGGGCGATGTCGGCACGCGAGCTCGCGACCTTCGTCGCGGAGGCCGCCTGA
- a CDS encoding rhodanese-like domain-containing protein, giving the protein MFGFGTRTTVKTLSPPEVRDLLDRGAITLVDVREAGEWASGRIPGAIHAPLSRLRELAPGIPTDKPVVFYCLSGGRSAQAIAACAAGGLSRYDTHMAGGISSWRAHGLPLTR; this is encoded by the coding sequence ATGTTCGGTTTCGGGACGAGGACCACCGTGAAGACGCTGTCGCCGCCCGAGGTGCGCGATCTCCTCGATCGCGGCGCGATCACCCTGGTCGACGTCCGCGAGGCCGGCGAATGGGCGTCGGGGCGGATCCCGGGGGCGATCCACGCCCCGCTGTCGCGGCTGCGCGAACTCGCGCCCGGCATCCCGACGGACAAGCCGGTGGTGTTCTATTGCCTGTCCGGCGGGCGCTCGGCCCAGGCGATCGCCGCCTGCGCGGCCGGTGGCCTTTCGCGCTACGACACCCACATGGCCGGCGGCATCTCGTCCTGGCGCGCCCACGGCCTGCCCCTGACGCGCTGA
- a CDS encoding NAD(P)/FAD-dependent oxidoreductase: MARVVVVGAGLGGVIMAYELRDVLGKGHEIVVVNKGSTYSFVPSNPWVAVGWREREAIEVDLAPVFADRGIQLHTEGAARVVPAENRVELVGGGSVAYDYLVIATGPDLAFDEIEGFGPDGHTQSICHVDHALAARDAFRELVKNPGPVIVGAAQGASCYGPAYEFTFVLDKALRDARVRDRVPMTFVTAEPYVGHLGLDGVGDTKGLLEAEMRQHHVKWICNAKVEKVEAGRMVVAEHAEDGSVKATHELPFAFSMMLPAFRGVPAVRGVEGLVNPRGFVLADKHQRNPTFRNVFSVGVCVAIPPVGKTPVPVGVPKTGFMIESMVTATAHNVARLVAGKEPDAEATWNAVCLADFGDGGVAFVAQPQIPPRNVNWSSSGLWVHAAKIGFEKYFLRKIRIGKSEPFYERLALQALGIDKLKAIKVEEHL; this comes from the coding sequence ATGGCACGGGTGGTTGTCGTCGGCGCCGGATTGGGCGGCGTCATCATGGCCTACGAACTGAGGGACGTGCTCGGCAAGGGGCACGAGATCGTGGTCGTCAACAAGGGCTCGACCTATTCCTTCGTGCCGTCGAACCCGTGGGTGGCGGTCGGCTGGCGCGAACGCGAGGCGATCGAGGTCGACCTCGCGCCGGTGTTCGCCGACCGCGGCATCCAACTCCACACCGAGGGCGCAGCGCGCGTGGTTCCCGCCGAGAACCGCGTCGAACTCGTCGGCGGCGGCAGCGTCGCCTACGACTACCTGGTGATCGCGACCGGCCCCGACCTCGCCTTCGACGAGATCGAGGGCTTCGGCCCGGACGGCCACACCCAGTCGATCTGCCACGTCGACCACGCGCTGGCAGCGCGCGACGCCTTCCGCGAGCTCGTGAAGAACCCCGGCCCGGTGATCGTCGGTGCCGCCCAGGGCGCGTCCTGTTACGGCCCGGCCTACGAGTTCACCTTCGTGCTCGACAAGGCGCTGCGCGACGCCCGCGTGCGCGACCGCGTGCCGATGACCTTCGTCACCGCCGAGCCCTACGTCGGCCACCTCGGCCTCGACGGCGTCGGCGACACCAAGGGCCTGCTCGAGGCCGAGATGCGCCAGCACCACGTCAAGTGGATCTGCAACGCCAAGGTCGAGAAGGTCGAGGCCGGGCGCATGGTCGTCGCCGAGCACGCCGAGGACGGCTCGGTCAAGGCGACTCACGAGCTGCCCTTCGCCTTCTCGATGATGCTGCCGGCCTTCCGCGGCGTGCCCGCGGTGCGCGGCGTCGAGGGGCTCGTCAACCCGCGCGGCTTCGTCCTCGCCGACAAGCACCAGCGCAACCCGACCTTCCGCAACGTCTTCTCGGTCGGCGTCTGCGTCGCCATCCCGCCGGTCGGCAAGACGCCGGTGCCGGTGGGCGTGCCGAAGACCGGCTTCATGATCGAGTCCATGGTCACGGCGACCGCGCACAACGTCGCCCGGCTCGTCGCCGGCAAGGAGCCGGACGCGGAAGCGACCTGGAACGCGGTCTGCCTCGCCGACTTCGGCGACGGCGGCGTCGCCTTCGTCGCCCAGCCGCAGATCCCGCCGCGCAACGTCAACTGGTCTTCGTCGGGCCTCTGGGTGCACGCGGCCAAGATCGGCTTCGAGAAGTACTTCCTGCGCAAGATCCGGATCGGCAAGTCCGAACCCTTCTACGAGCGCCTCGCCCTCCAGGCCCTCGGCATCGACAAGCTGAAGGCGATCAAGGTCGAGGAGCACCTCTGA
- a CDS encoding DUF2946 family protein, which translates to MRVAYDTSTSPERGRLRREWTAVLGMLAVTLNVVLGLLFADRPAAAAAAFDPFVICTSTGGTVPSAPPVGGFHDGAIHCVFCLPLMQGDAVAGAADGVGLRNALGTDLAFAAAPAPRHATAAVASVRVRGPPTAAA; encoded by the coding sequence ATGCGCGTCGCCTACGACACGTCGACCAGCCCCGAACGCGGCCGTCTGCGCCGCGAGTGGACGGCCGTGCTCGGCATGCTCGCGGTCACGCTCAACGTCGTGCTCGGGCTCCTGTTCGCCGACCGCCCGGCCGCGGCGGCGGCCGCCTTCGATCCCTTCGTGATCTGCACGTCGACGGGCGGCACCGTGCCGTCCGCCCCGCCGGTCGGCGGGTTCCACGACGGCGCGATCCACTGCGTGTTCTGCCTGCCGCTGATGCAGGGCGACGCCGTCGCCGGCGCGGCCGACGGGGTCGGCCTTCGCAACGCCCTCGGCACCGATCTCGCCTTCGCCGCGGCGCCCGCGCCGCGGCACGCCACCGCCGCTGTCGCCTCGGTGCGGGTGCGCGGACCACCGACCGCCGCGGCCTGA
- a CDS encoding EF-hand domain-containing protein — protein sequence MSKISTFTLALAAATMIAGVALAQPAGDGTGCGHGAMAGRMQQGMGAMNGGGGMGGCGAGRGAGNPDAPGLARFATVDADQDGVVSAEEAAAAVELVYVAMDADDDGRLTREEYMAVRMGPQTGTNAARQAERQDAKAARFDAMDGDHDGTVSRAEFLDGGKARFEAADTDHDGKVTPWEFRRQHRG from the coding sequence ATGTCGAAGATCTCCACGTTCACCCTCGCCCTCGCCGCCGCGACGATGATCGCCGGCGTCGCCCTCGCCCAGCCCGCCGGCGACGGCACCGGCTGCGGCCATGGCGCCATGGCCGGCCGGATGCAGCAGGGCATGGGCGCCATGAACGGCGGGGGCGGGATGGGCGGCTGCGGCGCGGGCCGCGGCGCCGGCAATCCGGACGCCCCCGGTCTCGCCCGCTTCGCCACCGTCGACGCCGACCAGGACGGCGTCGTCTCCGCCGAGGAGGCGGCCGCGGCGGTCGAACTGGTCTACGTCGCGATGGACGCCGACGACGACGGCCGGTTGACGCGCGAGGAATACATGGCCGTGCGCATGGGCCCGCAGACCGGCACCAACGCCGCCCGGCAGGCCGAGCGGCAGGACGCCAAGGCCGCCCGCTTCGACGCGATGGACGGCGACCACGACGGAACGGTCTCGCGCGCCGAGTTCCTCGACGGCGGCAAGGCCCGCTTCGAGGCGGCCGACACCGACCACGACGGCAAGGTCACGCCCTGGGAGTTCCGCCGCCAGCACCGCGGCTGA
- the cydX gene encoding cytochrome bd-I oxidase subunit CydX, whose protein sequence is MWYFAWLLGLPLAATFAVLNAMWFEMTSDAAVRHDLVDRRG, encoded by the coding sequence ATGTGGTACTTCGCCTGGCTGCTCGGCCTGCCGCTGGCCGCCACCTTCGCCGTGCTCAACGCGATGTGGTTCGAGATGACGTCGGACGCCGCCGTCCGGCACGACCTGGTCGATCGCCGGGGCTGA
- a CDS encoding cytochrome ubiquinol oxidase subunit I, with protein MELDVVALSRLQFAATAMYHFLFVPLTLGLSVLLGIMETVYVMTGREIWRRMTKFWGTLFGINFALGVATGITMEFQFGMNWSYYSHYVGDVFGAPLAIEGVMAFFLEATFIGLFFFGWDKLSKVGHLVVTWLVAIGSNLSALWILIANGWMQNPAGSAFNPDTMRMEVTSFYEVIFNEVAQAKFVHTVSAGYVTAALFVLGVSAWYLLQGRHRELALRSMAVAASFGLLSALSVVVLGDESGYSATAHQRMKLAAMEGMWETEPAPAAFTLFALPDEAARENRYAVRIPYVMGLIATRSLTEEIPGIVDLVADAERRIREGVVAYDELQRIRAGGAADEAALRASFAAKDHQLGYAYLLKRYVDDPRQATDAMIAAAAWDTVPSVAPLFWSFRLMVGLGFYFIALTAVFFVLASRRRLDASRRLLWLAVLSIPLPWIAAELGWFVAEHGRQPWAIEGLLPTAVAVSNLGIGEVALTLALFTALYTALFVVEMGLMLKYVRKGPSDEPERTDRPAAPSRGAVPVAAE; from the coding sequence ATGGAACTGGACGTCGTCGCCCTCTCGCGGCTGCAGTTCGCCGCGACGGCCATGTATCACTTCCTCTTCGTCCCCCTGACGCTCGGGCTCTCGGTCCTGCTCGGCATCATGGAAACCGTTTACGTCATGACCGGCCGCGAGATCTGGCGGCGCATGACGAAATTCTGGGGCACGCTGTTCGGCATCAACTTCGCCCTCGGCGTCGCCACCGGCATCACCATGGAGTTCCAGTTCGGCATGAACTGGAGCTATTACAGCCACTACGTCGGCGACGTGTTCGGCGCGCCGCTGGCGATCGAAGGCGTGATGGCCTTCTTCCTCGAGGCCACCTTCATCGGCCTGTTCTTCTTCGGCTGGGACAAGCTGTCCAAGGTCGGTCACCTCGTCGTCACCTGGCTGGTGGCGATCGGCTCGAATCTCTCGGCGCTCTGGATCCTGATCGCCAACGGCTGGATGCAGAACCCGGCCGGCTCCGCCTTCAACCCCGACACCATGCGGATGGAGGTGACGAGCTTCTACGAGGTCATCTTCAACGAGGTGGCACAGGCGAAGTTCGTGCACACCGTCTCGGCCGGCTACGTCACCGCGGCGCTGTTCGTGCTCGGCGTCTCCGCCTGGTACCTGCTGCAGGGCCGCCACCGCGAACTGGCGCTGCGCTCGATGGCGGTGGCCGCGAGCTTCGGTCTGCTGTCCGCGCTCAGCGTCGTCGTGCTCGGCGACGAGAGCGGCTATTCCGCGACCGCGCACCAGCGCATGAAGCTCGCGGCGATGGAAGGCATGTGGGAGACCGAGCCGGCGCCGGCGGCCTTCACCCTGTTCGCCCTGCCGGACGAGGCGGCGCGCGAGAACCGCTACGCCGTCAGGATCCCCTACGTCATGGGCCTGATCGCGACGCGGTCGCTGACCGAGGAGATCCCCGGGATCGTCGACCTCGTCGCCGACGCCGAACGGCGCATCCGCGAGGGCGTCGTCGCCTATGACGAGCTGCAGCGGATCCGGGCCGGCGGCGCGGCCGACGAGGCCGCGCTCAGGGCCTCCTTCGCGGCCAAGGACCACCAGCTCGGCTACGCCTACCTCCTGAAGCGCTACGTCGACGATCCCCGGCAGGCCACCGACGCGATGATCGCGGCGGCGGCCTGGGACACCGTGCCGTCGGTCGCGCCGCTGTTCTGGTCGTTCCGGCTGATGGTCGGGCTCGGCTTCTACTTCATCGCGCTCACCGCGGTGTTCTTCGTGCTCGCCTCGCGGCGCCGCCTCGACGCCTCGCGCCGGCTGCTGTGGCTCGCCGTGCTGTCGATCCCGCTGCCGTGGATCGCGGCCGAACTCGGCTGGTTCGTCGCCGAGCACGGCCGCCAACCCTGGGCGATCGAGGGCCTGCTGCCGACCGCCGTCGCGGTGTCCAACCTCGGCATCGGCGAGGTCGCGCTGACGCTGGCGCTGTTCACCGCCCTCTACACCGCGCTGTTCGTGGTCGAGATGGGCCTGATGCTGAAATACGTCCGCAAGGGTCCATCCGACGAGCCCGAGCGCACCGACCGTCCGGCCGCCCCGTCGCGCGGTGCGGTTCCCGTCGCCGCGGAGTGA
- a CDS encoding efflux RND transporter periplasmic adaptor subunit, which produces MRLPLAVLTLALLAGPVSAGSVVVRPTAVPEWKAVYGRVEARDTIPARARIGGTLVELLVSEGDRVAAGQRIATVRDDKIAFQVSALDAQLKALGAQLKNAESDLARAQALVDKGVATAQRLDQLRTQADVYRNQIASTEAQRQVVVQQGDEGAVLAPAAGLVLTVPVTRGAVLMPGETVATVAGGGFFLRLAIPERHAALLREGAALDVETGTGTAAGRLAKVYPQIENGRVVADVEVGDLPTAFVDARLLVRVPIGERAALTIPAAAVVSRAGLDFVKVRAGSGESERTVVVGERHGDAVEVLTGLAAGDEVITP; this is translated from the coding sequence ATGCGCCTTCCGCTCGCCGTCCTCACCCTGGCGCTCCTCGCCGGCCCGGTCTCGGCCGGATCCGTCGTGGTGCGGCCGACCGCCGTCCCGGAGTGGAAGGCCGTCTACGGCCGCGTCGAGGCCCGCGACACCATCCCCGCCCGCGCCCGGATCGGCGGCACCCTGGTCGAACTCCTCGTCTCCGAGGGCGACCGGGTCGCCGCCGGCCAGCGCATCGCCACCGTGCGCGACGACAAGATCGCGTTCCAGGTCTCGGCCCTCGACGCCCAGCTGAAGGCGCTCGGCGCCCAGCTGAAGAACGCCGAATCCGACCTCGCGCGCGCCCAGGCTCTGGTCGACAAGGGTGTCGCCACCGCCCAGCGGCTCGACCAGCTCCGCACCCAGGCCGACGTCTACCGCAACCAGATCGCCTCCACCGAGGCGCAGCGCCAAGTCGTGGTGCAGCAGGGCGACGAGGGCGCCGTCCTCGCCCCCGCCGCCGGCCTCGTGCTGACGGTGCCGGTCACCCGCGGCGCCGTGCTGATGCCCGGCGAGACGGTGGCGACGGTCGCCGGCGGCGGCTTCTTCCTGCGCCTCGCCATTCCCGAGCGCCACGCGGCGCTGCTGAGGGAGGGCGCCGCCCTCGACGTCGAGACCGGCACCGGCACGGCCGCCGGCCGGCTCGCCAAGGTCTACCCGCAGATCGAGAACGGCCGCGTCGTCGCCGACGTCGAGGTGGGCGACCTGCCGACCGCCTTCGTCGACGCCCGCCTGCTGGTGCGCGTCCCGATCGGCGAGCGCGCCGCCCTGACGATCCCGGCGGCCGCGGTCGTGAGCCGCGCCGGCCTCGACTTCGTCAAGGTGCGCGCCGGCTCCGGCGAGAGCGAGCGCACCGTCGTGGTCGGCGAGCGCCACGGCGACGCGGTCGAGGTGCTGACCGGCCTCGCGGCCGGAGACGAGGTGATCACGCCATGA
- a CDS encoding YgaP family membrane protein, which translates to MQNVGSTDRMLRIVVGLVLLAVALAGPTLGFSIVAGLGAWKWLLAAVGAVMLLTGVFRFCPAYLPLGISTCRRD; encoded by the coding sequence ATGCAGAACGTCGGCTCCACGGATCGCATGCTCCGGATCGTCGTCGGCCTGGTGCTCCTGGCCGTCGCCCTCGCCGGTCCGACCCTCGGCTTCTCGATCGTCGCCGGCCTCGGCGCCTGGAAATGGCTGCTCGCCGCCGTCGGTGCGGTGATGCTGCTCACCGGCGTGTTCCGGTTCTGCCCGGCCTACCTGCCGCTCGGCATCTCCACCTGCCGCCGGGACTGA
- the cydB gene encoding cytochrome d ubiquinol oxidase subunit II, whose product MILNELVDYEILRLVWWALLGILLIGFAVTDGFDMGVGALLPFVAKTDLERRVAINTVGPVWEGNQVWLILGGGAIFAAWPPLYAVSFSGFYLAMFVVLAALIVRPVAFKYRSKREDARWRAGWDWALFVGGAVPALIFGVAVGNVLQGVPFRLDGDLRITYDGGFFGLLNPFALLAGLVSVAMLVMHGGAWLGLKADGPVAVRARALGRIAALATIVLFALGGVALWLFVDGYAITSAIDPNGPSNPLAKEVAVVPGAWFANYAAHPLLLAVPALGFLGAIGAYVGLSTRREGLTFLASKLSVVGIVATVGVSMFPMILPSSVDPRSSLTVFDASSSRATLFNMLVVALVGMPIVVAYTAWVYRVLWGKVDERTVARDADHAY is encoded by the coding sequence ATGATCCTCAACGAACTCGTCGACTACGAGATCCTGCGCCTCGTCTGGTGGGCGCTGCTCGGCATCCTCCTGATCGGCTTCGCCGTGACGGACGGCTTCGACATGGGCGTCGGCGCCCTCCTGCCCTTCGTGGCGAAGACCGACCTCGAACGGCGCGTCGCCATCAACACCGTCGGCCCGGTCTGGGAGGGCAACCAAGTCTGGCTGATCCTCGGCGGCGGCGCGATCTTCGCGGCGTGGCCGCCGCTCTACGCGGTCAGCTTCTCCGGCTTCTACCTCGCCATGTTCGTGGTGCTGGCGGCGCTGATCGTCAGGCCCGTCGCGTTCAAGTACCGCTCCAAGCGCGAGGACGCACGCTGGCGCGCGGGCTGGGATTGGGCGCTGTTCGTCGGCGGCGCCGTGCCGGCGCTGATCTTCGGCGTCGCGGTCGGCAACGTGCTCCAGGGCGTGCCGTTCCGCCTCGACGGCGATCTCCGGATCACCTACGACGGCGGCTTCTTCGGCCTGCTCAACCCCTTCGCCCTGCTCGCCGGCCTCGTGTCGGTGGCGATGCTGGTCATGCACGGCGGCGCCTGGCTCGGCCTCAAGGCCGACGGCCCGGTCGCCGTGCGGGCGCGTGCGCTCGGGCGCATCGCGGCGCTCGCCACGATCGTGCTGTTCGCCCTCGGCGGGGTGGCGCTCTGGCTGTTCGTCGATGGCTACGCGATCACCTCCGCGATCGACCCGAACGGGCCGTCCAACCCGCTCGCCAAGGAGGTCGCGGTGGTGCCGGGGGCGTGGTTCGCCAACTACGCCGCCCATCCGCTGCTGCTGGCCGTGCCCGCCCTCGGCTTCCTCGGCGCGATCGGGGCGTATGTCGGGCTGTCGACGCGGCGGGAGGGGCTGACCTTCCTCGCCTCCAAGCTCTCGGTGGTCGGCATCGTCGCCACCGTCGGGGTGTCGATGTTCCCGATGATCCTGCCGTCGTCGGTGGATCCGCGCTCCAGCCTGACCGTGTTCGACGCCTCGTCGAGCCGGGCGACGCTGTTCAACATGCTCGTCGTCGCCCTGGTCGGGATGCCGATCGTCGTCGCCTACACCGCCTGGGTCTACCGGGTGCTGTGGGGCAAGGTCGACGAGCGCACCGTCGCCCGCGACGCCGACCACGCCTACTGA